In the genome of Deltaproteobacteria bacterium, the window GAGGTGCTTGATTGGTTTCGGGCGAAGGGGACCAGGTATCAGACCCGAACGGGTTTGCCTTTCAATGAATACCGTGGTACACATATTTATGTGAGAACGTCTTATTCGGGGGGTTCGCATGCAGAAAAGGAACGTAACATTATCGATGCCAACGGACCTGATCCGACGCGCGAAGACACTCGCCGCGGCCCGGGACAAGTCCCTGAGCGAACTCCTGAGGGAATCGCTCGAGGAGAAGGTGTCCGAGGCCAGCGGGTACCGGCAGGCGAAGGATCGACAGTTGAAGCTCCTTGCGACCGGGTTCGATCTCGGGCTGCGTGGGAAGGTCTCCTGGTCCAGGGATTCGGTGCATGAAAGGGGATAAGGTTTTTCTCGACACGAACCTCCTGCTGTATGCGTACGACGCCGGGTCGCCGGTGAAGCATGCCATTGCCGTCCGGATCCTCGAAGATTTGTGGAAAAGCGGAAGCGGTATTCTCAGCACCCAGGTCCTTCAGGAATTCTTTGTCAACGTCACGAAGAAAATCCCCAGGCCGCTGTCCGTCGCGGTCGGCAGGGAGATCGTCGAGGATTTCCTGAAGTGGAAGATCGTCCCCGTGGAGGGCCGAACGATCCTGCGGGCGATCGACCTTCACGAAAAACACAAATACGCCTTTTGGGATTCCCTCGTGATCCAGTCCGCCATCGAAGGCGGGGCCAGGTCGCTCCTCTCCGAAGACTTCAGGGACGGGCAGAAAATCGGAGACCTTACGATCCGGAACCCGTTCCTCCACGAGTAGAAGCAGATCTGCACGATTGTGCTGTAGCAGGGTATCGACTGGAGTGAAAGGGGTGAAGAGATGGAACCGGCCGAAGGCTCTGTAAAGTGGAAGGGGATCATCCTCGCCGGGGGGGCGGGGACGCGCCTTTACCCGATCACCAAGGTGGTCAGCAAGCAGCTCCTCCCCATCTACGACAAGCCGATGATCTATTACCCCCTCTCCGTCCTGATGCTCTCCGGCATCCGGGACATCCTGCT includes:
- a CDS encoding PIN domain-containing protein, with the translated sequence MKGDKVFLDTNLLLYAYDAGSPVKHAIAVRILEDLWKSGSGILSTQVLQEFFVNVTKKIPRPLSVAVGREIVEDFLKWKIVPVEGRTILRAIDLHEKHKYAFWDSLVIQSAIEGGARSLLSEDFRDGQKIGDLTIRNPFLHE
- a CDS encoding CopG family transcriptional regulator — protein: MPTDLIRRAKTLAAARDKSLSELLRESLEEKVSEASGYRQAKDRQLKLLATGFDLGLRGKVSWSRDSVHERG